GCACAGGCGGAGGAACATTGGTGCACTTCTGACGCTTTCGCCTCCACAATGCAGCCTCTTCCTCCGAGTCGCCGTCGCTCGAGTCGCTTGCAATGGAGCTACGGTAGCTGGTGGCGTATGAAGCGGTCTGTGGATGATCTCTGCTCTGGAAGTGCCGTGTGGAAAAAGCTCCTGCAGAAGGCATCTATAGAAGAATTCAAACAGActttcagaaatgtaaaaatagtaCACATTACCATTTATTTCGCTGTTTAGATCCTAGCCACAATTACTGCAACACAATAAACAGAACAAGTAATAAATAGTACTCTTTACAGTACTCTACACTTTATGACTGGAAAATTAAACCACATGTGAACAATCAGTATCAGGCAGAAATCAGATGTCTCAGTCTGAGGTGAGTGGACCTGGCTAATCATATCGGTCATTACTTTCAACTAGAAAGGCTTGTTCCTAAAACATATGCACTGTTTCTAAGTCATATGCACTTCATAGGGCACTAAATTAAGCAGCTAATCATGTAAATGGATAAATTCCATAGCTAATAGCattagttagctggctagtttgaTTGACTGGGGTAACCTAGTTAGCTAACGTTATAAAACAAGCTAGCAATCTGCCAAACACAAATCTAAAGCACCGCCCTGGAGAAGTGGATGCATGTTTTCTACTCTTACCTGCTGCCGGTCATCTGAATGCATTTCTGGCTCTGAATCCGAGCCACTTATTTCTCCATCCTCGAGATTCTCCATTGTGTCTCTGTTGTTGTGACCCGCCATTTCTCCAACCCGGAAGTTCTACGGAAGTTGAAGAGCAACGACGCCACGCGCGTCTCTCCTTGTTGGATAAAACTAATCTAAAAcctacaggaaaaaaaaaaaaaaaaaaaaaaaaacacagtatttTAATCCTAAGAGTATGAGTGCTGttctaaatatttcataaagaaGCCGATAAAAAATATAGTAATTTAACAGCATAACTGCTAACATATCAGAGCATTTATGAAGAAGAATTAATAATACATTCTAGTAATTATATTAgactatattatactatatgtTACATATTATTATAGCATAGTAGTGTTTATAAAAGTGGAGtccatgattaaaaaaaatgttacaggaaattacAATCCAACTttatcaatattattatatttattagtgaGTCCTCTAgtgtcacttgaattgaatggttTTAATCCAgacctcagtaactcaaaaacatgtataaataataataaatcatttaaacgtAGGGCTAATGTGTTCTCTCagtggaaaatgaaaaacaatctcCATGgctccaaaaaacaaacaaacaaacaaacaaacaaataaataggcAGAACGTTACTGACATTACTGTACTCATGTCTGTGCTGAGGGTGAGAACTTACCtcttattttgaaattaaaaattaaagtgatatacatacacacacacacacacacacacacgctcacacacatatcaatgcttttaaaatggaaaataatctatTAGTAGGTTAAATCTAGCTAGTAAGTTATTAGTTGCTTCCTTGCTCTTCGGGTTGCAGTGACACCTACTGGACATGACACATAATTACACCAAAGACGAGCTGCGTTCAAAATAGCATACTACTAAACCTGTACCAGCCCTTTCACACTCATGATgaatgttaaaggaaaaatccagaCCAAgcaacttgcatattaatctttataattaacctGTGTTAATTATATCTTCAGAGGTCAAGTTAATTATATATTCAGagatttaattacattattttgtaATTCAATTCTGATTTGCCTTTAACTGACATGTTAGTCTATTTTctctttggttaatggttttctTACagtacccacaatgctgttcaactacctgctgatagtggcacAAATGGgaattagcccttgcttcatctctacctaaagagagcgatgcagcagcgctttattACTTTTATCTATCAAACTCTCTCGCCTGTTCATCTGTATACTCAGCTCAAAACAGATAAAGTTCCAGGGCTTCAGCTtgcatgctaataccaccatcatGCTTGTTAGTAAGTTGCTGATCTGGGTCCCCCTGTGATGTCAGAGCAGCACACAACCTCTACCTTCTCACAGGAGTATTGTAAATACAACACCaagcaacaaattagcaccagactcgctaagcacatcacaaatatttaaatctcAACAAATTTAaagtgtttcagggtggagttttcctttaaatatcTCAGCATAATTCAGTAAAGTGTCCAAAATGTGGCCTTGATATTGGATAGAGTAATTACATATAACATGTATAGATATAGTATGCTGATTTAGGAGTCTACTTTACAGAGTATATTATGGAGTCGATTGTGGGTGACTGAAGCTGACACATTTGTTCCAGTGACATCCATAGCAGATAACAGGAAATGTTAATgagctttctcttttttattaaattgtaattgATTTTGTATTCTCAGTTATCCACGCATTATAGCAAAGTTGCGTGTTGTGTTTCAGCACGCACTCATTCTGTCCCATTGTAGCATTGCAAAATCCAAGAGACTAATTTGTAGTGCAAGTTAATTTAAGATAGCTTCCCAGTAGGGTTACTGAATAaatcatttgttaatcattaTTGCAACATTGGCATATGATATAACACCAAAGGTTGCAGTATGAGAATGAAAACTCTAACAATCACAAAATGTTTCACTGTCTTCTCAATATCTTAACACCCTCAGTTTCAGAAGGctcaaatgtcttttttttttttttttttttttttttttttttgatgaatcaCAGAATTCAAATGATGTATTGACCTCCATGGCAAACCACATCACAATATATATCACGGTATATCCCAGTGGAGTCTGTTCATGGAGTACATTCATCATCTATTTGGAGTATGTTCATATGGTGCAGTCCAGTTTCACAGAGTGTGATTTTTCATGTCTGATTATTACCTTATGCTCTTAGGTGGTCACATCTTACTGTCCTGCCAACAATGAGCCCATCGCCAGAGTCCGACAGGTAACTTTACTTCTATACACATGACCATGTTCCATGCTTGTTCTTAAGAAATAACTCTCAGTGTCAGAACTGCAGAAACCATGGATGACTAAAATGCAATCAAATGTCTacacaatacaaatacacaaattatcACCCAATAACATAATCATGCACAAAGAATCCCTTCTGCACTTTAGGAAACACTAAACTGTAGACATATGTGAAAGGCTGAATGTCTTTTGAGTCACTTCAGAGTGGTCAATATCTAAAATAAAGCTGGTGAATAGAGTTTTTGTACTTTAAGTAATGACAGTGAACTTGAAAGAGAGCTCCCTGTGTGAGTCTTAGGCTCTGTTATAATAgtggataaatggataaatgtgtATGGTAAGATGGTTCATTCTGATCtctgtaaaatgtatttctgcCTTTCAATCAGGCTACCCTGGCTGAATATGAAGAAACTGTACAGAAGGCACGAGAGGCATGGAAGGTTTGGGCAGATGTAAGTACTGAGATAAAGAGAAGGCACTGAGATTTATGATGTTGCGtggtttaaatatatttgtatcacaacactgttgaattctcaaatttgattgctcagaaggttttgattaattttctacaacagaaGCTCTGATAGTTTATagtaatgcactcattctaatgcaAAAGCTCATTCAAatggacttgtatgatggatgctccacataatttaagcctaataataaacagatttaagagcatgttttttaatatagaTAACAGTAACGCTGCCTCATGTtggaccacatcacaccaccgaTGGGGgattgtttattttcctgtaacagcttgCATTGATatggtattttattccttacaaaacgTATTCTTCTTTTAGCTTTGCTGATGCTCTGAGGAAAAAGATCAAAGCTCTTGGCAGCTTGGTACACTTGCATTTAAAAACTCTGCTCCATTAACCTTTTAAGAAGAACAGAGGAGACAATCATCATGCAATACAACACGGCAAACAACgtccaatatactgtatttaaattagtaaaaaaaaaaaaaactaacacactgtctgtaaaaaaattaaatcaccTTTGTGTTATTTCATCAATCATTTTATCTTCAGGGTCGTCCACCATGATCTCATACTGCCCTTTAAAGTCCATCTCAGCTCTAGGACCCAGTCGTTCCTTGACTGACCTCTTCCTCTTCAGATGGCCATCACTCTTCTCTTCCTGTGCTCCGTGCTGCATGTAATGCTCTAGCTGCCCATCCAGCATGGTCTCCATgccctgctcctcctcctgcttctCCTTTTCCATCAGCTTACGTGCCAGTAAGTAGTTGTAGGTCTCACACTGGCGGCTGTCCATAGTGATGCCCCCCTCCATTCCCATGATGCCGAGCTCAGCTGCGACAGCCTCCTGGCTTTGCTCCTGCACCACAGAGCCCCAGATGTTGTTCACTTTGCGGCGTGGAGGTCCTGCGACAGCGCCGGAACCTCCGAAAGCTGCTGGAGGCACAGGCGGAGGAACATTGGTGCACTTCTGACGTTTTCGCCTGCACAATGCAGCCTCTTCCTCCGAGTCGCCGTCGCTCGAGTTGCTTGCAATGGAGCTACGGTAGCTGGTGGCAGCTAGCTGGAAGTGCTGGGTGGAAAAAGCTCCTGCAGAAGGCATCTATAGAAGAATTCAAACAAAACAGActttcagaaatgtaaaaaggCAATATTTTCCTATAGTTCACACTAccatttattttgctgtttagATCCTAGCAACAATTACTGCAACACAATAAACAGAACAAGTGATAAATAGTACACTGCAACACTTAATGACTGGAAAATTAAACCACATGTGAACAATCAGTATCAGGCAGAAATCAGATGTCTCAGTCTGAGATGAGTGGACCTGGCTAATCATATCGGTCATTACTTTCAACTAGAAAGGCTTGTTTCTAAAACATATGCACTCTTTCTAAGTCATATGCACTTCCTAGGGCACTAAATTAAGCAGCTACAGACaaggcgcatgtggcagggcatccaggccatcaccaactacaggacaactTCGCCTaactgtgacagtgatgcctccctcccagatgcgctgaacaacttctacgctcggtttgaGGCACAGAATGACGAGACTGCGAGGAAGaccactggaccccctgcaattcgttTACTGTCCCAACCACTCAACAGacgacgccatcaccaccaccttCCATCTGGCCCttacccacctggacaataaagacacatatgtttgaatgctgttcatagacttcagctcagcattcaacacaatcattcctcagcacctgattggaaagctgaacctgctgggcctgaacacctccctctgcaactggatcctggacttcctgactgggagacctcagtcaatCTGGATCAAgagcagcatctccaacaccactgCACTGAGTGCTTGGgacccccagggctgtgtgctcagtccattgctgttcactctgctgactcacgactgtgtagcaatgcacagctcgaatcacatcatcaagttcgccgatgacacgaccgtggtgggtctcatcagcaagtacgacgagtcagcatacagagaggaggtgcagagGCTAACGGACTAAAGAGAtagttgttgacttcagaagagcacagaatgaccactctccgctgaacatcggcggctcctcaatggagatcgtcaagagcaccaaatgtCTTGGTGTCTTGGtgacctggcggagaacctcacctggtcactcaacaccagctccataattaagaaagcccagcagcgcctgtactttctgagaagactgaggaaagcacatctcccaccccccatcctcatcatgttctacagagggaccattgagagc
This is a stretch of genomic DNA from Pangasianodon hypophthalmus isolate fPanHyp1 chromosome 17, fPanHyp1.pri, whole genome shotgun sequence. It encodes these proteins:
- the LOC117599381 gene encoding phosphorylated adapter RNA export protein yields the protein MENLEDGEISGSDSEPEMHSDDRQQMPSAGAFSTQHFQLAATSYRSSIASNSSDGDSEEEAALCRRKRQKCTNVPPPVPPAAFGGSGAVAGPPRRKVNNIWGSVVQEQSQEAVAAELGIMGMEGGITMDSRQCETYNYLLARKLMEKEKQEEEQGMETMLDGQLEHYMQHGAQEEKSDGHLKRKRSVKERLGPRAEMDFKGQYEIMVDDPEDKMIDEITQR